One genomic region from bacterium encodes:
- a CDS encoding TolC family protein encodes MKRLVIFFGVVLTLICSTWAGTSPLTLEQGIRIALANNHSLQAASKSVTSAKEKISEAKSAFFPTLALSSNYTKLNEAPSFAAITIGNDDIYDLKATLQQPLFTGGKLSAGREMAEYSHRSAQYEYERVKQELILAVKSTYFGILKTSKFQQVATDSVKQVEAHLQIVHNLYNAGMVAKVDVLKAEVQLANTKQNLIKVENAVILAKALFNQILAQDQSASVDVVDILEFTPYQVNLDTGIKEALTKRPELKQIMANIGVLAQIVRLSKSNYYPSMSMIGNYDYQKGAKQGNDWEKTWMAGIMINYNLWDWKAKRSKVNSAEANLESLKAQQLALADAITLEVRQAYLSMEETKKNIDVAQKSIGQAEEGLRITEEMYKEGCATNTDVLDSQTMLTQTRTNYYQALYDYNLARAKLQKAMGGK; translated from the coding sequence ATGAAAAGATTGGTAATATTTTTTGGGGTTGTGCTTACTCTTATCTGTTCTACATGGGCAGGAACCAGTCCCTTAACGCTTGAACAGGGTATCCGGATAGCACTTGCTAATAACCACAGCTTGCAGGCAGCATCAAAAAGTGTAACCTCAGCTAAGGAAAAGATAAGTGAGGCAAAATCAGCCTTTTTTCCTACATTGGCCTTAAGTTCAAACTACACCAAATTAAATGAAGCCCCGTCATTTGCAGCAATAACTATAGGTAATGATGATATTTATGATCTTAAGGCTACCCTTCAACAACCACTTTTTACCGGAGGAAAACTTTCGGCTGGAAGAGAGATGGCTGAATATAGTCATAGGTCTGCTCAATATGAGTATGAGCGGGTAAAGCAGGAGCTAATATTAGCAGTAAAAAGTACCTATTTTGGCATCTTGAAGACATCGAAGTTTCAACAGGTTGCTACAGATTCCGTTAAACAAGTTGAGGCACACCTACAGATAGTCCATAACCTCTATAATGCGGGTATGGTAGCTAAGGTAGATGTGCTCAAGGCAGAAGTGCAATTGGCTAATACAAAACAAAATCTCATCAAGGTAGAAAATGCCGTTATCCTGGCTAAGGCGTTGTTTAATCAGATATTAGCACAAGACCAGAGTGCGTCTGTTGATGTAGTGGATATTCTGGAATTTACCCCATATCAAGTAAACCTGGATACCGGTATCAAAGAGGCATTAACGAAACGACCAGAATTAAAGCAGATAATGGCTAATATTGGTGTTTTAGCTCAAATAGTAAGACTATCTAAAAGCAACTACTACCCTTCTATGTCTATGATAGGGAATTATGATTACCAGAAGGGGGCAAAGCAAGGAAATGACTGGGAAAAAACATGGATGGCAGGAATTATGATAAATTATAACCTCTGGGACTGGAAAGCAAAAAGGTCTAAAGTCAACTCGGCAGAGGCTAACCTTGAGTCGCTAAAGGCCCAACAACTTGCCCTGGCTGATGCCATTACCCTTGAGGTTAGGCAGGCATATCTTAGCATGGAGGAGACTAAGAAAAACATTGATGTCGCCCAAAAATCCATTGGACAGGCAGAGGAAGGTTTGCGAATTACCGAGGAGATGTATAAAGAAGGTTGTGCAACCAATACAGATGTTTTAGATAGCCAAACAATGCTTACCCAGACAAGGACTAATTATTATCAGGCATTGTATGACTATAACTTAGCTCGGGCAAAGCTGCAAAAGGCAATGGGAGGAAAGTAA
- a CDS encoding TetR/AcrR family transcriptional regulator — translation MEGHISSKKREKTEQILQAAMAIFSRDGYHKADVDEIAVTAGVGKGTIYRHFESKKGLFLAVVEWGISKIKDIIMEAIKNIDSPIERTTQAISTYLKFFETHRGFYRVLIQEMTDFREEVGKIFREKYLPYIPLEEDIRRGIEKGVIKDINPQTAAFALIGMTNAIIYKWLMSDEDYPLTSERDTILEIWFRGVLKE, via the coding sequence ATGGAAGGGCATATCTCTTCTAAAAAACGAGAAAAAACCGAACAAATCCTGCAAGCAGCTATGGCTATCTTTTCAAGGGATGGCTACCATAAGGCAGATGTGGATGAGATAGCTGTAACGGCTGGGGTAGGCAAGGGCACGATTTATCGTCATTTTGAAAGCAAAAAAGGATTGTTTCTTGCTGTGGTAGAATGGGGTATCTCTAAAATAAAGGATATCATTATGGAAGCAATTAAAAACATTGATTCCCCTATTGAAAGAACAACACAAGCAATCTCTACCTACTTGAAATTCTTTGAGACACACCGCGGATTCTATCGTGTTCTGATTCAAGAGATGACTGACTTTAGAGAAGAGGTTGGAAAGATATTCCGCGAAAAATACCTTCCCTATATACCATTAGAAGAAGATATCCGTAGAGGCATAGAAAAAGGGGTGATAAAGGATATCAATCCACAAACCGCAGCTTTTGCCTTGATTGGGATGACTAATGCTATCATCTATAAATGGCTGATGAGTGATGAGGATTATCCACTCACAAGTGAGCGGGATACCATCTTAGAAATTTGGTTTAGGGGGGTACTTAAGGAATGA
- a CDS encoding flagellar biosynthesis anti-sigma factor FlgM, with amino-acid sequence MLIDPIGRPKEITKSTPAAKKEAAPEAKSMGMDGVSISQEAKSLSRKEKIESKIRAVPDVRVEKVREAKEKIAEGVYLQEAIAEKIAEKLAERIIKI; translated from the coding sequence ATGTTAATAGATCCTATTGGAAGACCAAAAGAAATTACAAAATCTACGCCAGCAGCTAAAAAAGAAGCTGCTCCAGAGGCAAAATCCATGGGCATGGATGGAGTTAGTATCTCCCAAGAAGCCAAAAGTCTCTCAAGGAAAGAAAAGATTGAAAGTAAGATCAGAGCTGTTCCTGATGTCAGGGTAGAGAAAGTAAGAGAAGCCAAAGAAAAAATAGCTGAAGGTGTCTATCTCCAGGAAGCAATAGCTGAAAAAATAGCTGAAAAATTAGCGGAACGAATAATTAAGATATAA
- a CDS encoding DedA family protein, translating to MVKTILGILSAFIIWVISSLGYWGIILTMAIESACIPLPSEIIMPFGGYLVATKVFVSKYGEMVTLFYVGLAGAFGCVVGSVVAYWVGVWGGRPFLEKYGHYVLMSKHDLDLADKWFNKYGDLTIFTSRLLPVIRTFISLPAGIAKMNFNKFLIYTFTGSVPWCWALGFVGYKIGQHAKTIAEWEHGIETKLGCYLHIIDAAILVIIILLVIWFIKRHLRH from the coding sequence ATGGTTAAAACTATTTTAGGAATATTAAGTGCTTTTATTATCTGGGTTATCTCCTCACTTGGCTATTGGGGAATTATCTTGACCATGGCTATAGAAAGTGCTTGCATTCCTCTGCCAAGTGAAATTATCATGCCTTTTGGGGGTTATCTTGTAGCGACAAAGGTTTTTGTTTCTAAGTATGGAGAAATGGTAACCCTTTTTTATGTGGGGTTAGCCGGTGCTTTTGGGTGTGTGGTTGGTTCTGTGGTAGCTTATTGGGTTGGCGTCTGGGGTGGAAGACCCTTCTTAGAAAAATATGGCCACTATGTTTTAATGTCCAAGCATGACTTAGATCTAGCCGATAAGTGGTTTAATAAATATGGTGATTTAACTATCTTTACCAGTAGGCTATTGCCGGTCATCAGAACCTTTATCTCCCTACCAGCTGGTATTGCCAAGATGAACTTTAATAAGTTTCTTATCTATACTTTTACCGGCTCAGTACCCTGGTGTTGGGCCTTAGGCTTTGTGGGCTATAAAATAGGACAACACGCTAAGACAATTGCTGAATGGGAGCATGGAATCGAAACCAAGCTTGGCTGTTATTTGCATATCATAGATGCAGCTATTCTGGTAATAATAATCTTGCTTGTTATCTGGTTTATAAAGAGACATTTAAGACATTGA
- the purM gene encoding phosphoribosylformylglycinamidine cyclo-ligase — MSTFTYKEAGVNIEAGNTFVSKIKGLVKTTFRPETLIEIGGFSGLFAPQFTNFKDPVLVSSCDGVGTKIKIAVMANKHETIGIDLVAMCVNDVIAMGGEPLFILDYFATGKLDLNLAETVIKGIVEGSKIANCSLLGGETAEMPDFYPEGEYDLAGFCVGIVDRSKIITGEKIEPTNQIIGLASSGVHSNGYSLIRKIFSSEELLDLSSTLLTPTKIYVNLILNLTNKFTLNGIAHITGGGLIENVQRILPLEVDAEIYKESWEILEIFNLIQKKGNISQEEMYKTFNMGIGMVLIVPGERTEIILEKIKSLGEKAHLIGQIKRGQQRVIIR, encoded by the coding sequence ATGTCTACCTTTACTTATAAAGAGGCAGGAGTAAATATTGAGGCAGGAAATACCTTTGTTTCTAAGATAAAGGGATTAGTAAAGACTACCTTTAGACCAGAAACCTTAATTGAGATTGGAGGTTTTAGTGGTTTATTTGCTCCTCAGTTTACTAATTTTAAAGATCCTGTTTTAGTTTCAAGCTGTGATGGAGTAGGAACAAAGATCAAGATAGCGGTGATGGCTAATAAACATGAAACGATCGGCATAGATCTGGTGGCAATGTGCGTAAATGATGTCATTGCCATGGGAGGAGAACCTCTCTTTATCTTAGATTACTTTGCCACCGGCAAATTAGACCTTAATCTGGCCGAGACAGTCATAAAAGGAATAGTAGAAGGTAGTAAGATCGCTAATTGTTCTCTCTTGGGAGGAGAAACCGCAGAAATGCCTGATTTTTATCCTGAAGGTGAATATGATTTAGCTGGTTTTTGCGTAGGTATTGTAGATCGGTCTAAGATTATTACTGGAGAGAAGATAGAGCCTACTAATCAGATAATAGGCCTTGCTTCTTCTGGGGTGCATAGTAATGGTTATTCTTTAATTAGGAAGATCTTTTCTTCAGAAGAGCTTTTAGATCTTTCTTCCACTCTCCTTACTCCTACTAAAATATATGTAAACCTTATCTTAAACTTAACTAATAAATTTACTCTTAATGGAATAGCTCATATTACCGGCGGTGGCTTAATTGAAAATGTTCAAAGAATCTTGCCACTTGAGGTAGACGCTGAAATTTACAAAGAAAGTTGGGAAATTTTAGAGATATTTAATCTTATTCAAAAGAAGGGCAATATTTCTCAAGAAGAGATGTACAAAACCTTTAATATGGGTATTGGAATGGTTCTTATCGTTCCTGGGGAAAGAACAGAGATTATTTTAGAAAAGATTAAGTCCTTAGGAGAAAAAGCTCATCTTATTGGCCAGATTAAGAGGGGACAACAAAGAGTGATCATTAGATAA
- a CDS encoding amidophosphoribosyltransferase — translation MHIFNDKLHEACGLFGIYNHQEAAKLTYLGLFALQHRGQESAGIATSYQEKILLHKEAGLVTNVFSEKILSDLLGSIAIGHTRYSTSGGSGLVNAQPLVINYHKKGLAIAHNGHFVNTESLRDELEENGSIFQTISDSEVLLHLLTRSKKKELSEALIDVLPQINGSYSLLLMTPERLIGIRDPLGFRPLSLGTLNDSYILASETCAFNLLGKVDHLRDVEPGEMVIIDKNGLNSIKFATSKRYAQCIFEYIYFSRPDSKLFGQNVHGVRKKIGQQLAVEHPVEADLVIGVPDSGISASLGFSKESGIPFDMGLMRNHYIGRTFISPLQVFRDFGVKIKLNPILDVLKGKKVVLIDDSIVRGTTSKKIVSLLKNSGVLEIHFRISSPPIKYPCFYGIDTPERKKLLASYQEIEEIRRFLEVDSVAYVSISGLLKSVSNEEGNFFCTACFDGSYPTEIKD, via the coding sequence ATGCATATCTTTAATGATAAACTTCACGAAGCTTGTGGTCTTTTTGGTATATACAACCATCAAGAAGCTGCTAAGTTAACTTACTTAGGGCTTTTTGCCCTTCAACATCGGGGTCAAGAAAGTGCCGGTATCGCTACCTCTTATCAAGAAAAGATTCTCCTTCATAAAGAGGCGGGGTTAGTAACCAATGTTTTTAGCGAAAAGATTCTAAGTGATCTTTTAGGAAGCATTGCGATTGGGCATACCCGTTATTCTACCTCTGGTGGTTCTGGATTAGTTAATGCTCAGCCCCTGGTTATTAATTACCATAAAAAAGGATTAGCCATTGCTCACAATGGACACTTTGTAAATACTGAAAGTCTTCGAGATGAATTAGAAGAAAATGGTTCTATCTTTCAAACTATTTCCGATAGTGAAGTGTTACTCCATCTCTTAACTCGTTCTAAAAAGAAAGAATTAAGTGAAGCCTTAATTGATGTTTTACCGCAAATTAATGGTTCTTATTCTCTCTTATTGATGACTCCAGAAAGACTAATAGGCATTAGAGATCCGCTAGGTTTTCGTCCGCTTAGTCTTGGGACGTTAAATGATTCTTACATCTTAGCTTCAGAAACTTGTGCCTTTAACTTATTAGGAAAGGTAGATCATCTTAGAGATGTAGAGCCTGGTGAGATGGTGATCATTGATAAGAATGGCTTAAATTCTATTAAGTTTGCTACTTCTAAAAGGTATGCTCAATGTATCTTTGAATATATCTACTTTTCCAGGCCCGATAGTAAATTATTTGGACAAAATGTCCATGGGGTTCGTAAAAAGATAGGCCAACAATTAGCAGTAGAGCATCCGGTAGAAGCTGACCTGGTCATTGGCGTTCCTGATTCTGGAATTTCAGCTTCTTTGGGATTTTCAAAAGAATCTGGTATTCCATTCGATATGGGACTAATGAGAAATCATTATATAGGTCGAACTTTTATCAGCCCTCTTCAAGTCTTTCGTGATTTTGGGGTAAAAATAAAACTTAACCCGATTTTAGATGTCCTTAAAGGAAAGAAAGTAGTCTTAATCGATGATTCTATCGTCAGGGGAACAACCTCAAAGAAGATAGTATCTTTGTTAAAAAATAGTGGTGTTTTAGAAATTCATTTTCGAATAAGTTCTCCTCCGATAAAATATCCTTGTTTTTATGGAATTGACACTCCTGAAAGAAAAAAACTTTTAGCTAGCTATCAAGAAATAGAAGAGATTAGGAGATTTTTAGAGGTAGATAGTGTAGCTTATGTAAGTATTTCTGGATTGTTAAAATCTGTAAGCAATGAAGAAGGAAATTTCTTTTGCACCGCTTGTTTTGATGGAAGCTATCCCACCGAAATAAAAGATTAG
- a CDS encoding adenylosuccinate lyase: MHERYVLSQMANIWSEENKFNLMLQIEVSACKAQAELGNIPKEALNEIEQKANFSLTRIKQIEEETNHDVIAFLTNVAEHVGKSSRFIHLGLTSSDILDTCLAILMREAGVILLEDLYHLKEALRIKALEHKETIMIGRTHGVHAEPITFGLKMALWYCETERNIDRLKEAIANISYGKLSGAVGTYAHLDPFVEEYVCSQLSLKVDPISTQIIQRDRHAQYLATLAIIASCLEKFALEIRNLQRTDISEVEEYFSPTQKGSSAMPHKKNPIMAERICGLARVVRSKSQIAMENIPLWHERDISHSSVERMIIPDGTSLLDYMIKKFTELINNLFVNKANMRSNLIRTHGLIFSQKVLLALANKSLSREEAYHLVQHNTRRVLTEDQNFKEMLLKDPKILAFLSPAEIEDCFNLKSYLKNVDFIYKRIGLI, encoded by the coding sequence ATGCATGAAAGATATGTCCTTTCGCAAATGGCTAATATTTGGTCAGAAGAGAATAAGTTTAATCTTATGCTTCAAATTGAGGTTTCAGCTTGTAAAGCTCAAGCAGAATTAGGAAATATACCGAAAGAAGCTTTAAATGAAATTGAACAAAAAGCAAATTTTAGCCTTACTCGGATAAAACAGATTGAAGAAGAAACAAACCATGATGTTATTGCTTTCTTAACTAATGTGGCTGAACATGTAGGAAAGTCTTCTCGTTTTATTCACTTAGGGTTAACTTCATCTGATATTTTAGATACTTGTTTAGCCATCTTAATGAGAGAGGCAGGTGTTATTCTTTTAGAAGATTTGTATCATTTAAAAGAAGCCTTAAGGATAAAAGCTTTAGAACACAAAGAAACTATTATGATAGGTAGAACTCATGGAGTGCATGCCGAGCCTATTACTTTTGGTTTAAAAATGGCTCTTTGGTATTGTGAGACTGAAAGGAATATTGACCGTTTAAAAGAAGCTATAGCTAATATAAGTTATGGGAAATTATCTGGAGCGGTAGGGACGTACGCTCATCTTGATCCCTTTGTGGAAGAGTATGTTTGTAGCCAGCTTTCTCTTAAAGTAGATCCTATTTCTACTCAAATTATTCAAAGAGATAGGCATGCTCAATATTTAGCTACCTTAGCTATTATAGCTAGTTGTTTAGAAAAATTTGCTCTGGAAATTAGGAACTTACAACGAACTGATATTTCTGAAGTAGAAGAATATTTTTCTCCTACTCAAAAGGGTTCTTCTGCTATGCCCCACAAAAAAAATCCTATTATGGCTGAACGTATTTGTGGATTAGCGCGAGTAGTGAGGAGTAAGTCACAAATAGCTATGGAGAATATTCCTCTTTGGCACGAAAGGGACATCAGCCATTCTTCGGTAGAGCGGATGATTATCCCTGATGGTACTTCTCTATTAGATTATATGATCAAGAAGTTTACGGAGCTAATTAATAACTTATTTGTAAATAAAGCCAATATGAGAAGTAATCTCATTCGTACCCATGGCTTGATATTTTCTCAAAAAGTACTTTTAGCTTTAGCTAATAAAAGTCTCTCTCGAGAAGAGGCTTATCACTTAGTTCAACATAATACCCGGCGAGTCTTAACTGAAGATCAAAACTTCAAAGAGATGCTCCTTAAAGACCCCAAGATATTAGCCTTTTTATCACCGGCAGAGATAGAAGACTGTTTTAATTTAAAGAGTTATTTGAAGAATGTTGATTTTATTTACAAACGAATTGGATTAATCTAA